The sequence below is a genomic window from Granulicatella elegans.
TGCCACTTATTTTGTGACGTATCGCTGGAAGAAGCAGAAGCCTGAAAATTTGTTTGAACAAATTTATCAGTTGAATCAATTAACGATTAATGATTATTTTGATTATGAATCGATTATGGCTCAAACTTCAACGGAAATGACATTGGATACGATTGATTTGAGTGATTT
It includes:
- a CDS encoding post-transcriptional regulator, with protein sequence MMNKQEELLEQFRPWLSYKIIEFITQGYESISSYDIATYFVTYRWKKQKPENLFEQIYQLNQLTINDYFDYESIMAQTSTEMTLDTIDLSDLLD